Sequence from the Aquimarina sp. Aq107 genome:
AGGTATATTTACGAAGTCACCAAATTTCTAATTTAGCTTTTAGAGTAAAAGTTCAATAAAACGATACATGAAATTCAATAAGTTATTAGCATTGATTGGAGAGTTCAGGGAAAAACCTTGGGAATTTCGTATGAAACTTTTTAGTTTGGATTACGCTAGTAATTGGAGTGGAGGGATTTGGAGCCCAACAAACAATTATATAGAAGTTTCTAGTTGTTTAACTGCGTTTTCTGATTTAGAAAACATTCAAATAAATCCAATTGAAGATAGGTATATAGGAAGATTAGTTCCTAATAGAATTTATGATCATACTCAGGATGTTTGCGATATACTAAAACATCATGATCTGGAATATGAAATACAAGAAAAAATAATATTAATAAAAGTTCAATAAAACGATTATAATAGATAAAATTACACGAAATACAAAGGACATACATCCTTTATATTTTTGTTGCGGCACATATGAAAAAGACTTTTCTAATATTGATTAACATTCTTATCACGATGATTTTGATTTCTTGTGTGACCAAATACAAAATTCAAGAAACAGAATATCAATTTATTCCGTACAAAGGAAATGAAGTGTTAGTATTTGAATCGAATAGAAGTAAAAAAGATACAATTAGTTTAAAAACATACAAAGGTTGGTATAAAACAGAAAGAGTTCCTTATAGAATTTTTCATAATAAATATGAAAAATATGGGATTGATTTAGTACATCATAGTTCAAAAATCGTAGATTCTATTCCAGATTTTTTAATCGAAATATTCGCATTTGATTGGAAAGGATTAAGAATAAATATAAGAACCAAATCTGACAACCATAACTATGTAAATAAAACGAGCTTTACTGTGTTTGAATTTGATAGTATACCAAATACAGAAATGAAAATTAATCAAATTATATATTCAGACGTAAAAGTAATTTTAGGTGAGAATGATGAAAACAAAACTGGGAATCAGGTAAGTCAATTTTATTGGAGTGAAAAGAATGGGTTATTGGGATGGGATATCAATAATGTTGAATGGAGATTGAATAAAAGATACGTGCCACAACAAAATATGAAAATGGATTAAAACACCTTTTACACTAAATATTAAAGTTCAATAAAACGATAATTTGAAAGCATTCTTAATCATATTTTTTTTAGTAGTAATTGTTATTGCATATTTTGTTTGGTATCTAAATAAAAACCGATGTCCTAAATGTAACGCAAGCTTTTTTTACTACAACACTATAGAGAAAAAAGATTTAGGTTATGATCCACATTATAATTTTGTAAGAATCAATCAGCAAACGTATAAATGCTTAAAATGTAAACATACCTGGAAAGAAATAACGAAACATGATGAGAGGAATTATTAAAAGTTTAAATAAACAATGAACATACTTCAGGAAAATCCGGAGTTGGTAAAAACTGTAATCGCATTACTTGTGACACTAATAATTTCAATGTTATCAGATAAAATTATAAAAGCTTTAAAACTAGGAATATCAAATAAACAGTTTATAGTAATTGTATTCGTCATTTATCTTATTCTAGATTTTATAGTATTTTAATTAAAAGTTAAAATAAATCGACAATTAAATAACTATAGATAAGATACTATGATAAAATTAAATCAGTCTTTAAATTTCGAAATAATTAATAAACAGTCTTCAAATAAAATTAAAGGTGGGAATCACGGAACTCGAAAATTTATTGAATTCCCTGGTATTCCAATTAATGAATCATCTTTTGAAACAAATGAAGGAGGGTGATTTTTAAAATCCATAGTTGTATAAAGCAATGATCACTCGATAGCAATATAAATAAGTTTAAATAAACGATAGAAACATACAGAATGATTAATATTCACAGTAGAAAAGAGTTTATTAATTTTCTAGAGGGTCTCTTAAAAGAGTATCAAGAGCATCCAGAGAATTGGGAAAACCATAAGATGGAAGATTTTTTAGAAGCTATGATACGATATTCTGATGCTGTTCAGCAATACTATAAAAATACAAATCAAGGTATTAATGCAGATGAAGCCCAATGGAAAGTATTTGCAGATATTATAAAAGGAGCTTCTATTTATGAGTAATCAATATGTTTAAAATAAGATGTTATTAAAGCTACTAAAAAAACCATACTTACTTTTTTGGGGTATTATTCCTTTATTATTGCTTCTTTCCTATTATGAAGCTGATCAAACATTAGATGTAAATATTCATGACACTTATTATGTTTTTTCACGGCAACAATTAATAATCCTAATAAGTATCCTTTTTGGCCTAACTGGTTTTATATATTGGTTGTTAGAACGTTTCAATTTTAAAACTGTAACCTTATTAAATCTCTTACATTTAATTTTTACGATTGGACTTATCTTGATAAATAGCATCCAAGAACTTTTAGGAGACTATTTTTTAGGCAAAAGCTACTATACAAACTCTCATGTTCCCAATTCATCTATTTGGCTCTTTATTTTGATTATCAGCATAGGACAAATCATTTTTGTAGTAAATATTTTTTTAGCTATTCTGAAAGGAAGGAGTTATACAACTAAAGTCTAGTAAACTGCCAATGTTGGGGTCTTCTGTTCTTGAAAGCCTTACCTAACTTATCGAAGTGCATTTCTCTCAAAGTTGTAGCCATCGAACTAAGGTTTTTTTCTCAAAAAAAGAAACGCTTAAAAACAAAAAAGCCTTCAAAATCAAAAGATTAAGAAGGCTTTAAGTACTCGGGACGGGACTTGAACCCGTACGTCCTAATGGACATTGGATTTTAAGTCCAAATTTTCACGGTCTCAAAAAAACCATAAAAAACCGTAATACCCCATAAACACTAATAAAATCAATACTTATGAGATATTTATAAAATCAAAAAAAACCAAGATAAATCATAAAATGTTGAAACTATGTTGAAACCAGATTGATTATATTTGCATTTTAAAACTCAAAACATCTGTATGGCTACTACTAAATTAATACTGTATAAAGGCAAGAAAAAAGAAGATGGAACACTTCTTCTATCACTTAGAATTACTCACAATAGAAAAGCGAGTTATTTGTTTTTTGATTGGCTATCAGAAAAACATTGGGATAGTAACCAAATGAGAGTTAAAAAATCACATCCAAATGCACAACGGCTAAATCACCGTATTATTCAAAAACTGGCAGAAGCCAATGATTTCATCCTGGAATTCGAAACCAAAAGAAAATCATTTACATCGACAGATGTTGTCAATGCTCTTAAAGACGGAAGAAAAGATAGTTCATTTTTTAAACTAGCAGAAGAATATATTAACGAACTCAGAACACAAGGGAAATTCAATAGAGCAAACCCGGATAGCAGTAGAATAAAGCTATTTAAAGAATTTCTTAAAGGTTCGGACATCCAATTTCACGAAATAGATACAGCACTGTTAAAACGTTTTAAAACCTACATACTCACCAAAACTAACCAACGGGGTAAGACATCTGCAGAACGATCCGTAATGAATACATTTGTCGTAATTAGGACGCTATTTAACCGAGCAATTACAGAAGGCAGAGCAGATCAAAAGGATTATTCTTTCGGGAAAAGTAAAATACAGATTAAGTTTCCTGAAACTGTAAAAGTAGGATTAGATGAAAAAGAAATTTCACATATTGAATCATTAGAATTAGAACACTACTCTCCTATTTGGCATACACGCAATGTTTTTCTTTTTTCTTTTTATTTAGCCGGTATTAGAATTTCTGATGTACTAAATGTTAGATGGTCAGACATACAAGATGATCGTATTATTTATAGAATGAATAAAAACAATAAAGTAGACTCATTAAAATTATCGGAAAAAGTAAAATCAATAATAAACTACTATCGTCACGATAAAAAAAGTAAACATGATTATATTTTTCCTGAATTAAAAAAAGCCAATCAAAAAGACTTAAAAGATATCAATGCCAAAGTCAAAACTGCCGTTAAAAAATTTAATAAGTATCTAAAGGAAATTGCTAAACAGGCAGAAATTGATAAAAAAGTAACAACCCATATTGCAAGGCATTCTTTTGGTAATATTGCGGGAGATAAGATATCTCCGCAAATGCTCCAAAAATTATATCGTCACTCTCATTTAAGCACTACCATAGGTTACCAAGGAAATTTTATTCATAAAGACACAGATGAGGCTCTAGATAATGTGATTAATTTTTAAAAGACTTGTATACTACAAACCTACCCTCATCATTTTTTTTAATATCATTATTTCTCCAAAATGATAAGACTGATGTTCTAGAATATGCAACCAATGGTATAAATTCGTATCATCTAACACAGAGCATTCTTTATCTAACCATTTATCGCTCTTAGCTTTAAACAACTCAAAAGTCTTTCTTCTAGTTTCTCGAAAACTATTTAGATAATAATCTAAAGGAAGATTCTGAAAAGTATGATTAGCTACTTTTCCTAAGTTAATAGAAATTGCTAACTCGTTTTCTTCCTCATTACTAAGTAATCTATTCTCAAATGTTAATTTTTGATAATAAGCCTCTACTGCAGATAGATGCATTAAATAGGCTCCTATCGAATTTATATCTTCTTGCCTTACATAATCCAATTCATCAAGAGAAAGCGTCTGAACCGCTCTAATTATCTTTCTTCCAATATTGTTAAGTGCTAACAAATACTGACCAATTCTACTCGAATATTGATTAATATCAAAAGAATCTTTTCCTATAATTTGTAAATACCGTTCTGAAGTGTTTAGTTCAGAAGACATTATTGAAATATCATATTCTTCAATTTTAATTGGAGTGGTCTTACCGTTACCTTGTACCCAACCATTGGTCTCAACACCGAATGATTCTTCTTGAAAAGAGGCATTTAAAATTTCGACTTCCTTAAATAAACCATTATCCAATTCTAATTCAAGTGAAAAGTTCTTAAAACAGAAGGTTCCAAAAGATTTACACAGGCCTCCGAAGCATATGATCTTAGTATTATTATTGATTACACCTTCCAAGGTTACTCTTTTCCAGTGGAAATCTCTGATTGGGCGATCACCCATATTATCAAAATACCCCACTGTATTATCCTTATTATCTACCCGTACCCATATTGCGGCAGAACTCTCCTTATGTAAATTAGTAGTCTTAACATCCGCACTTAGTCTAAATTTTAATTCTTTTTTGACTTTAATGTTAAATGATTGATAAAAAGCATTCCAGTCTTGCGAAAAACTCATCTAAAAACTCCTAATTTTCTTGGGTTGATAATTTGGATGTCCAGTTTGCCAAAATGCAAATGCTAAAACATCTGCGGTATCATTTAACCTTTTGGTTTTAGAGTTAGAGCTACCATGTCCAGATTCAAAATCTACTTTTAACAATATAGGATTACCGGATGAATTGTAGTCTTGTAGTCTAGCAACAAATTTAGCAGGATCCCATGGAGGTACTCTAAAATCATTCATGCCCGTAGTTAAAAGGGTCGCTGGATAACTTTTACCTTTGCTAATATTATTATAAGAATCCATTTCTAGAAGTGTTTGAAATCCTTCTTTTGTTTTTATCGTACCGAATTCTTTAGTATTGTTAGCACCATTACTATGGCTTTCTAATTTTATGGCATTCATAAAACCAACATTTGCAATAACAACTGCAAATAAATCAGGCCGTTCGGTCATTGCCCTACCAACGGTTATACCACCAGCACTTACTCCGTTAATAGCAAGTTTATTTTTTGAAGTATACTTTCTATCTACAATGAATTCAGCGCAAGCAATAAAATCTTTCCAAGTATTCGATTTAGTTTCTTTAAAACCACCCTTATACCACTTATCACCTTTTTCACCTCCCCCTCTAACATGTGCAATAACATAGATCCCTCCTTCATGAATCCAAGTCATGATTTTTTCAGAAAACCTAGGTCTCAAAGAAGTTCCATAAGATCCATACCCTATCATAAATGCAGAATTACTACCATCTCTTTTCAAACCGTTTTTATAAATAAGAGATAAAGGTACCATTGCGCCATCATGGGACTTAACTTCTAATTCTTCTACCGTTATATTGGACACATCCAATAAATCATCTGATTTAATAAGACTTCCATCCTCGAAGTTTTTACTTTCTAAATTAAATATCAGTCTTTTATCTTTTTGTAACCAACCTCTTATTCCTAATGTAATATCCTTTGTAAACTTGTTTACATCTTCAATAGATATTCGTCCAGCTTTCATAGGTAAATCTACCTTTTCTTGAATTCCCTTGGAATCTACTATGAATAACTCTGATTCCACACCATTCTTAGTAGTAGTATATACGATTAAATCATTAATGACTCGAAAACTTTTAACTACTTTATCATTGGGCTCTTCAACTAAAATCTTTGGATTTTCAATATTTGGATTTAAAATTGAAGTTTTACAAATTTTAAAATTTGAAGCATTTTCTGAAGTAAGATATATAATACTATCGTTATCTTGATAAAATGACGTTACCTTATTTTCTTTTTTAAATAAAGACTTCCATTCTATTTTATTAATATCTTCTTGTTCTTCATATTTAGAAACATAGTAATCATGATAGGGCGTTGCACCTGCAATTGCAGCAATTGAATATTTATCTGTAGATTCTTGAAATAAAACGATTGGAATATCCTCTGATTTCATTCCTAATTTAGAATTATTTTTCTTAGAAAAGAATGTTTTTGGTGAGGAATCATCTAAAGTCTGTAAAACAACTCTGGTATTCTTAAAAAGATCTTTCTTTTCCAGATTCTCCTTTGGAATTTGTAAATACGTTACACCTGAATTATTGGGAAGCCAGTAAACCCCTCCATAACTAGGAACAGCCATATCCATAATTATAGGAAGAAGTTCTTTAGTTTTAATTTCCAAAAATCGCATTTCAGAAATTTCTTTACCTTTTTCAGAAAAACTTAACACAATCTTCTTTTCATCCCAACTAACCTTGTAATAATTTATGTAGTATTTTTTTAATTCATTTCTCTTATAATCTGCAGGATCATAAATTAACTCTTCTTTAGAATTTAAAGTTTTTCGATAATATAAATTTGGATAATCATCTTTATCCAAATTTCGTTTTAGATAATAAATAGCTCCCGAAGATGTAATTCTTATGTTAGATACATCTTCTTTTGTATTATTAGAAAAACTTTTTTGTAATTCTATTAGTCTTTTTTTTCCTGGTATATTTTTTAATATATCAGATGTACTATCTCTTTGTTTTCTGAACCAATCTATAACACTAGAGTCTTTTAAATTTTCGAGATATTTATATTCATCCAAAATCCTAGTTCCATGATAGAAATCGTAATTGTTTTCTTCTTCTTGTGAATTTGAATTACAGTTTGTTAAAAGAAAAAATAAAATGATGAACTTAAATATGGAAAGAACTTTTTTCATAATTAGTTTATAGTATTTTGAAAAAGAAACCTGCAGATTTGTGTATTAATTTTAATTGATATAAAGTAAAAAAAGAAATAACTCTATATAAAAGTTATTTCTTTTTTTATTTGTTTTTAGTAGGTAAGAGTAGTATCACTTACATCCGATAATCCACCTACACCTGTTATTACTCCTCCTTTAATTTTTATTTTCTGATCATTATTTAATTTAGCAATAGTCAGTTTTTCCAATTTTAGATCTTTCTTTTTTTTCATTTTTATATAGTTAATTAATTTTGGTCAAAAGTAAAGTTTTAAACTGAGGATATCCTAATTTAGAGTTAATTAGTACATCCAATTTATAAATTGAGACCACTCTTATCAGTAATATTCATTATTAATGAGCATAAAACTATTCTAGATTCTTAATAAAATATGATGGCTGTATTCCTGTATTCTTATAAAATGCTCTAGAAAAAGATTGCACACTTTTAAAGCCAACTTCTTCACCAATATATTTTATGGCATATCGCCTGAACTTATTATCATTTTTCAATTTTTGAATGCAATATTCAATTCTTAAATCATTCACATAGTTAGCAAAATTTTTTCCCTTATATACGTTTATCACCTTAGAAAAGTAAGACGAGTTTGTTTCAAATTTGGAAGCAACCAAACTCATTTTTATAGAAGAATCTAAAAAATGATTTTCTTTTTCAAAAACCGTTAACTTTTCTAGAATATCGTTTATTATATCAGATGGTATATCCAGTTCTTCTTGCGTTATTTCGTTTTTCTTGGGCTCCTCTAATTTTACTTTTTCCTTTATAATCTCCTCAAACCT
This genomic interval carries:
- a CDS encoding DUF6678 family protein, which encodes MKFNKLLALIGEFREKPWEFRMKLFSLDYASNWSGGIWSPTNNYIEVSSCLTAFSDLENIQINPIEDRYIGRLVPNRIYDHTQDVCDILKHHDLEYEIQEKIILIKVQ
- a CDS encoding site-specific integrase, giving the protein MATTKLILYKGKKKEDGTLLLSLRITHNRKASYLFFDWLSEKHWDSNQMRVKKSHPNAQRLNHRIIQKLAEANDFILEFETKRKSFTSTDVVNALKDGRKDSSFFKLAEEYINELRTQGKFNRANPDSSRIKLFKEFLKGSDIQFHEIDTALLKRFKTYILTKTNQRGKTSAERSVMNTFVVIRTLFNRAITEGRADQKDYSFGKSKIQIKFPETVKVGLDEKEISHIESLELEHYSPIWHTRNVFLFSFYLAGIRISDVLNVRWSDIQDDRIIYRMNKNNKVDSLKLSEKVKSIINYYRHDKKSKHDYIFPELKKANQKDLKDINAKVKTAVKKFNKYLKEIAKQAEIDKKVTTHIARHSFGNIAGDKISPQMLQKLYRHSHLSTTIGYQGNFIHKDTDEALDNVINF
- a CDS encoding DinB family protein; translated protein: MSFSQDWNAFYQSFNIKVKKELKFRLSADVKTTNLHKESSAAIWVRVDNKDNTVGYFDNMGDRPIRDFHWKRVTLEGVINNNTKIICFGGLCKSFGTFCFKNFSLELELDNGLFKEVEILNASFQEESFGVETNGWVQGNGKTTPIKIEEYDISIMSSELNTSERYLQIIGKDSFDINQYSSRIGQYLLALNNIGRKIIRAVQTLSLDELDYVRQEDINSIGAYLMHLSAVEAYYQKLTFENRLLSNEEENELAISINLGKVANHTFQNLPLDYYLNSFRETRRKTFELFKAKSDKWLDKECSVLDDTNLYHWLHILEHQSYHFGEIMILKKMMRVGL
- a CDS encoding prolyl oligopeptidase family serine peptidase, with product MKKVLSIFKFIILFFLLTNCNSNSQEEENNYDFYHGTRILDEYKYLENLKDSSVIDWFRKQRDSTSDILKNIPGKKRLIELQKSFSNNTKEDVSNIRITSSGAIYYLKRNLDKDDYPNLYYRKTLNSKEELIYDPADYKRNELKKYYINYYKVSWDEKKIVLSFSEKGKEISEMRFLEIKTKELLPIIMDMAVPSYGGVYWLPNNSGVTYLQIPKENLEKKDLFKNTRVVLQTLDDSSPKTFFSKKNNSKLGMKSEDIPIVLFQESTDKYSIAAIAGATPYHDYYVSKYEEQEDINKIEWKSLFKKENKVTSFYQDNDSIIYLTSENASNFKICKTSILNPNIENPKILVEEPNDKVVKSFRVINDLIVYTTTKNGVESELFIVDSKGIQEKVDLPMKAGRISIEDVNKFTKDITLGIRGWLQKDKRLIFNLESKNFEDGSLIKSDDLLDVSNITVEELEVKSHDGAMVPLSLIYKNGLKRDGSNSAFMIGYGSYGTSLRPRFSEKIMTWIHEGGIYVIAHVRGGGEKGDKWYKGGFKETKSNTWKDFIACAEFIVDRKYTSKNKLAINGVSAGGITVGRAMTERPDLFAVVIANVGFMNAIKLESHSNGANNTKEFGTIKTKEGFQTLLEMDSYNNISKGKSYPATLLTTGMNDFRVPPWDPAKFVARLQDYNSSGNPILLKVDFESGHGSSNSKTKRLNDTADVLAFAFWQTGHPNYQPKKIRSF
- a CDS encoding class I lanthipeptide, encoding MKKKKDLKLEKLTIAKLNNDQKIKIKGGVITGVGGLSDVSDTTLTY